A genomic segment from Saprospiraceae bacterium encodes:
- the pulA gene encoding type I pullulanase — protein sequence MSRLFYLTIIIITMWTCQSGPKVYSSYLDYPVYEGDDLGLSYSKEKSTFKLWAPAADEVRIKLYDTALGGVPTMDQSLQARASGVWEASFPGDLKGQYYAFQTKNGGVWGSEVPDPYAKAVGTNGQRGMIIDLKSTNPEGWEKDQRPPLAGFNDIILYELHVRDVSMDPNSGIQNKGKFLGLAETGTKSADGAATGLDHIKELGVTHVHLLPSYDFLSIDETKLEDNKYNWGYDPQHYNTPEGSYSTNPTDGAIRIKEFKQLIKTLHENGIRVIMDVVYNHTGATEQSNFNQLVPGYYYRQNEEGGFSNASACGNETASERPMMRKFIVESVKYWAQEYHIDGFRFDLMGIHDITTMNAVTSALDAIDPSLFVYGEGWTAGASPLPDSTKAIKANVMKLDRVAAFSDDIRDAIKGHVFTHDAKAFVSGLAGMEESLKFGIVASTQHAQVNYDSVNYSKAPWAKSPLQTITYASCHDNHTLWDRLTISCPDETEAERIKMHKLAATIVLTSQGVPFLHAGVEMLRTKNGVENSFESPDEINRIDWARKSQYAEVVNYFKALIQLRKSHPAFRMMTTSMVQEHLHFLEVEGSNLVAYTLSGNANGDSWKNILVVYNGNADHKTLTIPAGPWQMVLDGNQINPEGLENIEARQITIPGRTAMILKQS from the coding sequence ATGAGTAGACTGTTCTACCTCACAATTATTATTATAACTATGTGGACTTGCCAAAGCGGGCCTAAAGTATACTCTTCTTATTTAGACTATCCCGTTTATGAAGGTGATGACTTAGGACTTAGTTATTCAAAAGAGAAATCCACTTTCAAATTATGGGCCCCTGCAGCCGATGAAGTTCGAATCAAGTTGTATGATACAGCTTTGGGAGGTGTTCCCACCATGGACCAATCCCTTCAAGCCAGAGCCAGTGGCGTCTGGGAAGCTTCTTTTCCTGGCGATTTAAAAGGACAATATTATGCCTTTCAGACTAAAAATGGAGGAGTGTGGGGAAGTGAAGTTCCGGACCCTTATGCCAAAGCAGTTGGCACAAATGGCCAAAGGGGAATGATCATAGATTTGAAATCGACTAACCCTGAAGGATGGGAAAAAGACCAACGCCCACCTTTGGCTGGATTTAATGATATCATCCTTTATGAGCTACACGTTCGCGATGTGTCAATGGATCCTAACTCAGGTATTCAAAACAAAGGGAAATTCCTGGGTTTGGCCGAAACGGGCACCAAAAGCGCAGATGGCGCCGCAACCGGATTGGATCATATCAAAGAATTGGGCGTCACCCATGTCCACCTTCTACCCTCTTATGATTTCCTATCTATTGATGAAACCAAGCTGGAAGACAACAAATACAATTGGGGATACGACCCTCAGCATTACAATACGCCGGAGGGCAGCTACAGCACCAATCCCACCGATGGCGCCATTAGAATCAAAGAGTTCAAGCAATTAATAAAAACCCTTCATGAAAACGGTATTAGGGTCATTATGGACGTCGTCTATAACCATACCGGCGCTACCGAACAATCGAATTTTAACCAGTTAGTACCAGGTTATTACTACCGTCAGAATGAAGAAGGTGGTTTTTCGAATGCCTCCGCTTGTGGCAACGAGACCGCCTCCGAGCGCCCCATGATGCGCAAGTTCATCGTAGAATCTGTCAAATACTGGGCCCAGGAATACCATATAGATGGCTTTCGCTTCGACTTGATGGGCATTCATGATATCACCACAATGAATGCTGTCACCAGCGCCCTTGATGCTATTGATCCCTCCCTGTTTGTCTATGGAGAAGGCTGGACGGCTGGTGCCAGTCCACTACCGGATTCCACAAAAGCCATCAAGGCCAATGTGATGAAGTTAGACCGCGTAGCTGCCTTTAGTGACGATATCCGAGATGCCATCAAAGGCCATGTTTTCACCCATGATGCCAAAGCATTTGTGAGTGGATTGGCAGGCATGGAAGAAAGTTTAAAATTTGGCATTGTAGCCTCCACCCAACATGCGCAAGTCAATTATGATTCCGTGAATTATTCCAAAGCGCCCTGGGCTAAATCTCCGCTTCAGACCATTACTTATGCCTCTTGTCATGATAACCACACCCTCTGGGATCGACTGACTATTTCCTGCCCGGATGAGACAGAAGCTGAAAGGATCAAAATGCATAAATTAGCCGCGACGATAGTCCTAACTTCTCAGGGCGTCCCTTTTCTTCATGCAGGGGTGGAAATGTTGCGGACCAAAAATGGCGTAGAAAACTCCTTTGAGTCACCAGATGAGATCAATCGCATTGATTGGGCCAGAAAATCGCAATATGCAGAGGTCGTCAATTACTTTAAAGCCTTAATCCAACTCCGCAAAAGCCACCCTGCTTTTCGCATGATGACTACGAGCATGGTGCAAGAACATCTGCATTTTCTGGAGGTAGAAGGCAGCAATTTAGTTGCTTACACCCTTTCAGGGAATGCCAACGGAGACAGCTGGAAAAACATTTTAGTGGTTTATAATGGCAATGCCGATCATAAAACCTTGACGATACCTGCCGGACCTTGGCAAATGGTATTGGACGGTAATCAAATTAACCCAGAGGGTCTAGAAAACATTGAAGCCCGTCAAATAACCATTCCGGGCCGCACTGCTATGATCCTAAAACAATCTTAG
- a CDS encoding T9SS type A sorting domain-containing protein has translation MKTKDATLFFLLMLLPLSNTYACSCVAIETFCETITYGGNEIWADLIVYGEKTADRSDGMEVKVLSVIHGTENRASIFVNAGNGANCGESTSRFAVGKRFVFALIKSNFFDLDPNDYWLSICGVNFLEVNGANIVGPIAPNVRAIPLTKFNTLSNCGNFNPILSVEGNLSFKIYPNPADQFFNIEFLTDKKIEGDLRIFDATGRFIRKWAFEAESGDKVVQTISDLSPGLYFVEINALEQKHLVKIVVQK, from the coding sequence ATGAAAACAAAAGACGCTACTTTATTTTTCCTCTTAATGCTTCTACCCTTATCAAATACCTACGCCTGTTCTTGTGTGGCCATTGAAACCTTTTGTGAAACCATTACTTATGGTGGAAACGAGATCTGGGCAGATTTAATTGTTTATGGAGAAAAAACAGCAGATCGTTCAGATGGGATGGAAGTCAAAGTCTTAAGTGTCATTCATGGAACAGAAAATCGTGCAAGTATTTTTGTGAATGCAGGCAATGGGGCCAATTGTGGAGAAAGCACCAGCCGATTTGCCGTTGGGAAAAGATTTGTTTTTGCTCTGATTAAAAGCAATTTTTTTGACCTAGACCCTAATGATTATTGGCTTTCTATATGCGGTGTGAATTTCCTGGAAGTAAATGGGGCAAATATCGTGGGTCCAATAGCGCCCAATGTGCGCGCTATTCCACTCACTAAATTTAATACCCTATCTAATTGTGGAAACTTTAACCCTATTCTATCGGTGGAAGGAAATCTTTCTTTTAAAATTTATCCGAATCCAGCCGATCAGTTCTTTAATATTGAATTTTTGACGGATAAAAAGATAGAAGGCGACCTGCGTATTTTTGACGCTACAGGCCGATTCATCCGCAAATGGGCATTTGAAGCCGAATCAGGCGATAAGGTCGTGCAAACTATTTCTGATCTGTCACCTGGGCTTTATTTTGTGGAAATCAATGCTTTAGAACAAAAACATCTCGTCAAAATAGTGGTCCAGAAGTAG
- a CDS encoding AAA family ATPase → MKKGFVFGKYLPFHKGHQALVTFALGRCDYLYVVVCGSDKETLAVETRVNWIRTTFAGEKRLEVVELFYLEANLPNTSVSSMEVSRLWASKFKNILPEVEVLITSEPYGDMVAQFMQIEHVLFDQERMAFPISATKIRASIHDNWHFLPDIVKTYYQKKIVFLGTESTGKSSLSKAIATAVGGSWVEEVGRKIIADSNDFTQAQLIEVARSHATNIQLACQELKPWVLIDTDIHITQSYAKYQFGHYLEIEQSIYDSNQADLYLFLTNALHYEQDGTRLSEAKRNELDHFHKATLADFGIPYREITGTWAQRYQAISLLLDHYFDEMFLF, encoded by the coding sequence ATGAAAAAAGGATTTGTCTTCGGTAAATACCTACCCTTTCATAAAGGACATCAGGCCTTGGTTACATTTGCCTTGGGCAGGTGTGATTACCTCTATGTAGTGGTTTGTGGGAGTGACAAGGAAACTTTGGCTGTGGAAACCAGGGTTAATTGGATTCGAACTACTTTTGCGGGAGAAAAAAGACTGGAAGTTGTCGAGCTGTTCTATCTTGAAGCAAACCTACCAAACACTTCGGTTTCCTCGATGGAAGTTTCCAGGTTGTGGGCAAGCAAATTTAAAAATATTTTGCCGGAGGTAGAAGTGCTCATTACCTCCGAGCCCTACGGCGACATGGTGGCACAATTCATGCAGATTGAACATGTTTTATTTGATCAAGAAAGGATGGCGTTTCCGATTTCTGCTACTAAAATCAGAGCATCCATCCACGACAATTGGCATTTCCTACCCGATATCGTTAAAACCTATTATCAAAAGAAAATTGTCTTCTTGGGTACTGAATCTACAGGAAAAAGTAGCCTGTCAAAGGCCATTGCTACAGCTGTCGGTGGGAGCTGGGTGGAAGAAGTGGGCCGGAAAATCATTGCAGATTCAAATGATTTCACTCAAGCTCAACTAATCGAAGTGGCCAGGAGCCACGCCACCAATATCCAATTAGCCTGCCAGGAATTAAAACCTTGGGTGCTGATTGATACCGATATTCATATCACCCAGTCTTATGCCAAATACCAATTTGGGCATTATCTTGAGATAGAACAAAGCATCTATGACAGCAATCAGGCAGACTTATACCTTTTTTTGACTAATGCCTTGCACTATGAACAAGATGGAACCAGATTAAGCGAAGCGAAGCGAAATGAGCTTGATCATTTTCACAAGGCAACCCTGGCCGATTTTGGAATCCCCTATCGCGAAATTACAGGGACTTGGGCGCAACGCTACCAGGCTATCTCACTACTTCTGGACCACTATTTTGACGAGATGTTTTTGTTCTAA